From the Candidatus Peribacteria bacterium genome, one window contains:
- a CDS encoding ABC transporter substrate-binding protein codes for MVQSSRSIFQSLIRAYVRWERWIIAVLATLFVGSLLILLWRFYRQSTVLVPATGGTYIEGSVGTLQPLNPWFTVTNDVNRDIVSLIFAGLLKYNPQTRAIEEDLATYTVSKDAKTYTLTLKPNVFWQDSTEEAPHPVTADDIVFTYKTIQDPDFPNSLLRQNFRGVTINRIDDRTVSFVLDQPYGFFTSNLTLGILPQSSFKDVPVKLLDQTLDFGFNPIGAGPYKLKSIVETELSTEVTLERFERELAPEYHLERIVLRVFPDYQTLLSDLHNLDGIRLVPHTENGRPAVPNRFKAGNYTLPQYTALFFNMDRKIVQDQELRLGLQLGTNKQELAESVGESVIVDTPLLELDDTDWRYHFDPEAAAGALFQSEWYFPEKIHLQRLLEQREANQQGLLKMESVVFLDTGAVLNVSGSGGGLSGKNRVNGAPLQSNPTSSGGWIVALPTVSRGTGSIRIGLNLLKLTDEKGKIIDSFYVRRAVDAVQYQLALNEQQLVDIFLKSRAGSIPEDQRITVKDLTVEKGFLRLRRPTDVIGTRTNDAGQSLTLTLLTSPSPASYKGVAENVKKQWGRLGVDVNVVIPESRADFEDRLLKRDYDVLLFGQSLLDNLDSYPYWHSSGVQKVTGNRNDLRLDAYNLSQYQSFASDSLLETIRGTANETERTNALVKLKEVLKKDVPAIFLYSPLYTFSHRDDILGIELGHLSLHSDRFLTLGRWYVKQERVFADGTGWLSFFPWLSSLFAQE; via the coding sequence ATGGTTCAATCTTCACGCTCCATTTTCCAGAGTCTGATTCGCGCGTATGTGCGATGGGAACGCTGGATTATTGCCGTGCTCGCGACGCTGTTTGTCGGAAGTCTCCTCATTCTGCTCTGGCGTTTTTACCGTCAGAGTACCGTGCTCGTTCCTGCAACAGGAGGCACGTATATTGAAGGATCGGTCGGGACTCTGCAGCCACTCAATCCGTGGTTCACCGTTACAAACGATGTGAACCGCGACATTGTGTCTCTTATTTTTGCAGGTCTCCTGAAATACAACCCGCAGACGCGTGCGATTGAAGAAGATCTTGCGACATATACTGTCTCCAAAGATGCAAAGACCTACACCCTCACCCTGAAACCGAATGTCTTTTGGCAGGATTCCACTGAGGAAGCGCCGCATCCGGTTACAGCAGATGACATTGTCTTTACCTATAAAACAATCCAGGATCCGGATTTCCCAAACAGCCTTCTCCGTCAGAATTTCCGCGGTGTGACCATCAATCGCATTGATGACAGAACCGTGAGCTTTGTCCTTGATCAGCCGTACGGATTTTTCACGAGCAATCTGACACTCGGTATTTTGCCGCAGTCGTCATTCAAAGATGTGCCGGTCAAACTGCTCGACCAGACGCTTGATTTCGGATTCAACCCCATCGGGGCGGGCCCGTACAAACTCAAAAGTATTGTCGAAACCGAATTGAGTACGGAAGTCACACTGGAACGTTTCGAGCGCGAACTTGCGCCGGAGTACCACCTCGAGCGCATTGTGCTCCGTGTCTTCCCGGATTATCAGACGCTCCTCTCGGATCTGCACAATCTTGATGGCATCCGCCTGGTGCCGCATACAGAGAACGGCAGGCCGGCTGTGCCCAACCGTTTCAAGGCAGGAAATTACACGCTACCGCAATACACAGCGCTCTTTTTCAACATGGACCGCAAGATCGTGCAGGATCAGGAACTGCGTCTCGGGCTTCAGCTTGGAACAAACAAGCAGGAGCTTGCCGAGTCTGTCGGAGAATCTGTGATTGTAGATACCCCCCTTCTCGAACTTGATGACACAGACTGGCGCTATCATTTCGATCCTGAAGCGGCAGCAGGCGCGCTCTTTCAGTCGGAGTGGTACTTCCCCGAAAAAATTCATCTCCAGCGCCTCCTTGAGCAGCGCGAAGCAAATCAGCAGGGACTTCTGAAAATGGAATCGGTTGTCTTTTTGGATACAGGGGCTGTCTTGAATGTGAGTGGCTCCGGCGGAGGACTGAGCGGCAAGAACAGGGTGAATGGTGCCCCGCTCCAGAGTAATCCGACATCATCCGGAGGATGGATTGTGGCATTGCCGACTGTGTCGCGCGGGACGGGCAGTATCCGCATCGGACTGAATCTTCTGAAGCTGACGGATGAGAAAGGAAAAATCATCGATTCATTTTACGTCCGCAGAGCAGTGGATGCCGTGCAGTATCAACTTGCTTTGAATGAACAGCAGCTTGTCGATATTTTCCTGAAGTCACGCGCGGGTAGCATTCCGGAAGATCAGCGCATCACCGTGAAGGACCTGACAGTTGAAAAAGGATTTTTGCGCCTGCGTCGTCCGACCGATGTTATTGGGACGCGTACGAATGATGCGGGTCAGTCGCTCACGCTTACCCTGCTCACGAGTCCGTCTCCGGCTTCCTATAAAGGGGTCGCTGAAAATGTGAAGAAGCAGTGGGGCAGACTCGGTGTAGATGTGAACGTGGTGATTCCTGAAAGCCGCGCGGATTTTGAGGACCGCCTTCTCAAGAGAGATTATGATGTTCTGCTCTTCGGGCAGTCGCTGCTCGACAATCTGGATAGCTATCCCTACTGGCACTCGAGCGGGGTCCAGAAAGTCACCGGTAACAGAAATGACCTCCGTCTGGATGCCTACAACCTGTCCCAGTACCAATCCTTCGCCAGCGATTCCCTACTGGAAACCATCCGTGGGACTGCCAATGAGACCGAACGCACGAATGCCCTCGTAAAGCTCAAAGAAGTACTGAAAAAGGATGTTCCGGCGATTTTCCTGTATTCCCCGCTCTACACCTTCTCCCACCGTGACGACATCCTCGGCATTGAATTGGGGCACCTATCCCTCCATTCCGACCGTTTTCTGACCCTGGGGCGCTGGTATGTGAAGCAGGAGCGTGTTTTTGCTGATGGAACAGGATGGCTCAGTTTTTTCCCATGGCTGTCAAGTCTGTTTGCGCAAGAGTAG
- the secG gene encoding preprotein translocase subunit SecG, producing the protein MGFIVFIQAIIAVLLSFAILLQHKASGMSIGMGGAGVTFVQRRGAEKVLHQGTIVLSIAFFILTLVDWFV; encoded by the coding sequence ATGGGTTTCATTGTTTTCATACAGGCAATTATCGCGGTTCTTCTGTCGTTTGCGATTCTTCTGCAGCACAAGGCGTCCGGCATGTCGATTGGCATGGGTGGCGCAGGTGTGACCTTCGTGCAGCGTCGTGGCGCAGAGAAAGTCTTGCATCAGGGTACGATCGTCCTCAGCATCGCATTCTTCATCCTGACACTCGTCGACTGGTTCGTCTGA
- a CDS encoding KH domain-containing protein codes for MNNSTPSTDVPGLAFLRYVLESIIEDKDELVIESRLDELGILLTVQVSDRDMGKLIGKSGQTVKALRTLLRILGGNLQQRINLKILEPPTSSTPS; via the coding sequence ATGAATAATTCCACCCCGTCGACGGACGTTCCGGGCCTGGCCTTTCTGCGCTATGTTCTGGAGTCCATTATCGAAGACAAAGATGAGCTGGTCATTGAATCCCGGCTCGATGAACTTGGCATTCTTTTAACCGTGCAGGTGAGTGACCGCGATATGGGAAAGCTCATCGGCAAAAGCGGACAGACTGTCAAAGCTCTCCGCACGTTGCTCCGGATCCTTGGCGGCAATCTCCAGCAGCGTATCAATCTGAAAATTTTAGAGCCGCCGACTTCATCCACCCCTTCCTAA
- the rpsP gene encoding 30S ribosomal protein S16, which translates to MLVLRLQRTGRKNLATYRIVAAEKARPVKGKSIEILGHYLPAEKKPVLSVNTERATFWISKGAIPSDTVARILSKQGMKGMEKYMDRYTKKRSKSAPAEEPAAPAAAAPTPAAEPVAEAAPAEAPVAEAPAAPAAEAATTDDNAEKKE; encoded by the coding sequence ATGTTAGTTCTTCGTCTCCAGCGCACCGGCCGTAAAAACCTGGCAACCTACCGTATTGTTGCCGCCGAGAAGGCTCGCCCTGTAAAGGGAAAGTCCATCGAAATCCTCGGGCACTATCTGCCTGCGGAAAAGAAGCCTGTGCTGAGCGTGAACACCGAACGTGCCACCTTCTGGATCTCCAAGGGTGCTATCCCGAGCGACACTGTTGCCCGCATTTTGAGCAAGCAGGGTATGAAGGGAATGGAAAAGTACATGGATCGCTACACAAAGAAGCGTTCGAAGAGCGCACCTGCTGAAGAGCCGGCTGCTCCTGCTGCCGCTGCACCGACTCCGGCTGCAGAACCGGTTGCGGAGGCTGCTCCTGCAGAGGCTCCTGTCGCTGAAGCTCCTGCTGCACCTGCAGCTGAGGCCGCAACGACTGATGACAACGCAGAAAAGAAAGAGTAA
- a CDS encoding S-layer homology domain-containing protein: MSFTSRKMRSLMGAVFTVGVLVGVAGTGIAATVRGSAIFPDVPAGSFYDAAIGQMYSLGIIKGYDNGKFGPDDAVTRGQLAVMLQRFRDELTDGGTVEVRSSSSSRQSISSSSSSSSSSSSSVGVIPPQGTFRFTAATYATAESSAVQIFVVRTGGAKGTVTVDYTTVNGTAVSGTDFTAKSGTLSFANNETSKSFSLTMINNPLAQGNKSFTVALSNVTNGGTLSNPSTTTVTIQDNQSANSSSAGSNGSVSSSSSSNPAGVFNLSALAYMINEKSGPLTVTVLREEGTTGTVTVAYGTSNGTATSGSDYTSVSGTLTFNAGETSKTISIPVNYNASITGNKSFNIIIGSPTGGASLGTVASSPVTLFDNESAESGSGTVKFVKATYNVSKSSGYIDIPVQRAGAAAGTVTVNYSTTPLTASAGVDYTNTSGTLTFAPGESSKKVRIPIIKTSSASSGKTFALDLSNVTGPAVMGSITSTSITIDN, from the coding sequence ATGTCTTTCACGTCACGAAAGATGCGGTCACTGATGGGCGCTGTGTTTACAGTCGGCGTTCTTGTTGGTGTCGCTGGTACAGGAATCGCGGCCACTGTGCGCGGTTCAGCAATTTTCCCGGATGTTCCGGCAGGTTCCTTCTATGACGCCGCCATCGGACAAATGTATAGCCTCGGCATCATCAAGGGATACGACAACGGAAAATTCGGTCCGGACGATGCAGTGACCCGCGGTCAGCTGGCTGTCATGCTCCAGCGTTTCCGCGACGAGCTGACAGACGGCGGCACTGTTGAGGTGCGCAGTTCTTCTTCCAGCAGGCAGAGCATCAGCTCATCATCGAGCAGCTCCAGCAGCTCGAGTTCCTCCGTCGGCGTTATTCCGCCGCAGGGAACATTCCGCTTTACGGCAGCAACCTATGCAACGGCAGAAAGTTCCGCTGTGCAGATTTTCGTCGTCCGCACAGGTGGCGCAAAGGGAACAGTCACCGTTGATTACACAACAGTGAACGGTACTGCTGTCTCCGGAACAGACTTCACCGCAAAAAGCGGCACACTCTCTTTCGCGAACAACGAAACAAGCAAGTCGTTCAGCCTGACCATGATCAATAACCCGCTTGCTCAGGGAAACAAGTCGTTTACCGTTGCTCTCAGCAACGTGACAAACGGCGGTACACTCAGCAACCCGAGCACAACGACAGTCACGATTCAGGACAACCAGTCTGCAAACTCATCCTCTGCAGGATCAAACGGATCTGTGAGCTCCAGTTCATCCAGCAACCCGGCAGGAGTCTTCAACCTCAGTGCCCTTGCGTACATGATCAATGAAAAGAGCGGACCTCTCACTGTCACCGTTCTGCGCGAAGAAGGAACAACCGGAACAGTCACCGTTGCCTATGGCACATCGAACGGCACCGCAACATCCGGCTCCGACTACACAAGTGTGAGCGGCACGCTTACATTTAACGCAGGTGAAACATCGAAGACTATCAGCATTCCGGTCAACTACAACGCAAGCATCACCGGAAACAAGTCGTTCAACATCATCATCGGTTCACCGACAGGGGGAGCCTCGCTCGGAACAGTCGCATCATCCCCAGTCACACTGTTTGATAACGAGTCTGCTGAGTCCGGTTCCGGCACAGTGAAATTCGTGAAGGCGACGTACAACGTCAGCAAGTCCAGCGGCTACATTGACATCCCTGTCCAGCGCGCCGGTGCCGCTGCAGGAACAGTCACAGTGAACTATTCCACCACTCCGCTCACCGCGAGCGCTGGTGTCGACTACACCAACACATCCGGCACACTGACATTTGCTCCGGGTGAATCATCCAAGAAAGTGCGTATCCCCATCATCAAGACCTCAAGCGCAAGCTCTGGAAAGACCTTCGCGCTCGATCTCTCCAATGTGACCGGCCCGGCTGTCATGGGCAGCATCACCAGCACATCGATTACGATCGACAACTAA
- a CDS encoding glycosyltransferase family 4 protein produces MKIIAIDCRFAATLSGIGRYTRELVTCLVEEDGDVHYVLFVRSPDEEWIPRSAHVQIVTADFPHYSLKEQTTLPSLLRKVHADLFFSPHFNIPFFCPVPFVVTIHDLILHRFPNDASRLKILLYKILISRAVRKATRILTVSDFTKTEIREMYGKRIAKKSHVVCEGVSSLYRPASETEQQRVRSVYGLDRPYLLYVGNAKEHKNVPLLLKAFSRVQQADRDLVLMTGGKEYEKLLPLPPHVRQLANVPDADMPALYSAADALVTASLYEGFCLPVAEALACGTPVIAASRSVLPEITAGHAMLIEPTVDAFADAMSMTFQKKEPYIVGTWTKAAQETAAILKNS; encoded by the coding sequence ATGAAGATAATTGCGATCGATTGCCGGTTTGCAGCCACCCTGTCTGGAATCGGGCGTTATACCCGCGAACTGGTGACCTGCCTGGTGGAAGAAGACGGTGACGTGCATTACGTTCTTTTTGTGAGATCGCCCGATGAAGAGTGGATTCCCCGCAGTGCCCATGTGCAGATCGTGACAGCGGATTTTCCGCATTATTCCCTCAAGGAACAGACCACTCTTCCGTCATTGCTCCGCAAAGTGCATGCGGATCTTTTCTTCTCGCCGCATTTCAATATTCCGTTTTTCTGTCCGGTGCCGTTTGTCGTGACTATTCATGATCTGATTCTGCACCGGTTCCCAAACGACGCATCACGTCTGAAAATTCTTCTGTACAAAATTCTCATTTCCCGTGCGGTGCGCAAAGCAACGCGCATTCTGACAGTCAGCGATTTTACGAAAACAGAAATCCGCGAGATGTACGGCAAGAGAATCGCCAAAAAATCCCACGTTGTCTGTGAAGGTGTCTCCTCTCTCTACCGTCCGGCCTCAGAGACAGAGCAACAGCGTGTCCGTTCAGTGTATGGCCTCGATCGTCCGTATCTGCTCTATGTCGGCAATGCGAAAGAACATAAGAATGTGCCGCTTCTCCTGAAAGCATTTTCCCGTGTACAACAGGCAGATCGCGATCTTGTGCTGATGACCGGTGGAAAAGAGTATGAAAAATTACTGCCGCTTCCACCGCATGTTCGTCAGCTTGCCAATGTGCCGGATGCGGATATGCCTGCGCTCTACTCTGCAGCAGATGCACTCGTGACCGCGAGTCTGTATGAAGGCTTCTGTCTGCCGGTTGCGGAAGCGCTTGCCTGCGGCACACCGGTGATCGCAGCAAGCCGCAGCGTGCTCCCGGAAATTACCGCAGGACATGCGATGCTGATCGAACCGACAGTCGATGCATTTGCAGACGCGATGTCGATGACATTTCAAAAGAAAGAACCATACATTGTCGGGACCTGGACAAAAGCTGCACAGGAAACAGCAGCCATACTCAAAAATTCCTGA
- the prmC gene encoding peptide chain release factor N(5)-glutamine methyltransferase, whose amino-acid sequence MLIRDTQGNGVDALDRDVILSFVLQKPKTWILAHPEYELTSDEGERWSECLYRRKRGEPVAYITGEKEFYGRSFSVHSSTLIPRPATEVLAESAIRCMKGETVAPVIDADTGIVIASNIWGDVSTVRTVADVGTGSGCIGITLACEVPSIRVIATDISPQALRIARKNADRHSVSDRMIFVQGDACAPLADIAEPFLLVSNPPYIPDATTLMKDVYQFEPHAALFGGSDGTDIIKRMMHDAGKHPFCMGVMMECRSEQAAVITAPVSRPI is encoded by the coding sequence ATGTTGATACGCGATACACAGGGAAATGGCGTTGATGCCCTCGACCGGGATGTCATTTTGTCCTTTGTCTTGCAGAAACCAAAAACCTGGATTCTTGCGCATCCGGAATATGAACTCACATCAGATGAGGGGGAACGCTGGTCTGAATGCCTCTATCGCAGGAAAAGAGGGGAGCCCGTTGCATACATAACAGGGGAGAAAGAATTTTACGGACGATCATTCAGCGTTCATTCATCCACCCTTATTCCGAGACCCGCAACAGAGGTGCTTGCTGAGAGTGCAATCAGGTGCATGAAAGGCGAGACTGTCGCGCCTGTTATAGACGCCGATACAGGAATCGTCATCGCATCGAATATCTGGGGCGATGTGTCGACAGTCCGCACCGTTGCCGATGTCGGAACGGGGAGCGGCTGCATTGGGATCACGCTTGCCTGCGAAGTGCCGAGCATCAGAGTGATCGCAACGGATATCAGTCCGCAGGCACTGAGGATCGCCAGGAAAAATGCGGATCGTCACAGCGTGAGTGATCGCATGATCTTTGTACAAGGCGACGCATGTGCACCGCTCGCGGATATTGCCGAACCTTTTTTACTCGTCAGCAACCCGCCGTATATTCCTGACGCAACCACGCTGATGAAAGACGTGTATCAATTCGAGCCGCATGCAGCACTCTTTGGCGGAAGTGACGGAACAGACATTATCAAACGTATGATGCACGATGCAGGAAAACATCCGTTCTGCATGGGCGTGATGATGGAATGCCGCAGTGAACAGGCAGCGGTGATTACTGCTCCAGTCTCTCGCCCCATTTGA
- a CDS encoding NAD(+)/NADH kinase — protein sequence MGHYSKIGLTIKPHLTDKEDTIASILAILRTEGAEVFVDRVNIGECESVKDLPSISPDVQLDALLVIGGDGTILRSVRQLTQFSVPIIGVNRGAVGFLAEVTMKEADTLLPLLLRGDGVMDERSMLTVTVERGGNNIFQSYALNEAVISQGTISRLLDLKTNVGKEHLANFHADGLIIATPTGSTAYSLAAGGPVVHPQIDAVILTPINPHSFNQRPIVLPSHADIEVEVFKANESFLQSTVSLTIDGQVYHELQRQDRVHVSVHSETIKFLRRREDTFFHTLRTKLKWGERLEQ from the coding sequence ATGGGGCACTATTCAAAGATCGGCCTGACTATTAAACCGCACCTGACGGACAAAGAGGACACGATTGCGTCCATTCTTGCCATTCTCCGGACAGAAGGCGCAGAGGTTTTTGTGGATAGAGTGAATATCGGCGAGTGCGAGAGCGTGAAAGATCTGCCGTCCATTTCACCAGATGTGCAGCTGGATGCGTTACTGGTGATTGGCGGTGACGGAACCATTCTGCGGTCCGTGCGTCAGCTCACGCAGTTTTCTGTGCCGATCATCGGCGTGAACAGAGGGGCTGTCGGATTTCTGGCGGAGGTGACAATGAAAGAAGCCGATACCTTGTTGCCTTTGCTCCTGCGCGGTGACGGAGTGATGGACGAGCGCAGTATGCTGACAGTCACTGTGGAGCGTGGAGGAAACAATATTTTTCAGTCATATGCACTGAATGAGGCGGTTATTTCCCAGGGCACTATCTCCCGCCTGCTTGATCTCAAAACAAATGTCGGAAAAGAGCATCTCGCCAATTTCCACGCCGATGGATTGATAATCGCAACCCCGACCGGATCGACCGCGTACTCTCTCGCTGCGGGCGGACCTGTGGTGCATCCGCAGATCGATGCCGTTATTTTGACGCCTATCAATCCTCATAGCTTCAACCAGCGTCCGATTGTCCTGCCGTCGCATGCTGATATTGAAGTGGAAGTCTTTAAGGCCAACGAATCGTTTTTGCAGAGCACGGTGAGTCTGACGATTGATGGACAGGTCTACCACGAACTGCAGCGACAGGATCGTGTGCATGTATCGGTGCACTCGGAAACGATCAAATTCCTGCGCCGCCGCGAGGATACGTTTTTCCATACACTCCGCACCAAACTCAAATGGGGCGAGAGACTGGAGCAGTAA
- a CDS encoding glycosyltransferase family 4 protein, with the protein MHIGIDVREACALHRTGKGQWTFGFVSELLIRDAEMTLYTDAPLPESWLNIIDKKKTVHVVTIETKGLFWHWRAALHFLQHDAIHAYVSTVSYIVPWIVGRRKKVIPVVHDLIAFQNEPHDARATFIEKMTLRRTVFSATRICTVSASTMKDLLNRYPKLPDANIIPVFAGPMTNDTSDNRADGKTILCIATLCPRKNQLRLIAAFASLPGHLRASHRLVLVGKRGWDDEEIVRRASTTPNVEWKQYLPDDACETLFRSATVFAFPSLYEGFGMPVLDAFRHGVPVLTSDRGSLKEVAGSAALLINPESVESIRHGLEKILTDADLRHSLREKGKKQAEEFSWKRTVDLFLAAL; encoded by the coding sequence ATGCACATCGGAATCGACGTGCGCGAAGCATGCGCACTTCATCGCACCGGCAAAGGTCAGTGGACATTTGGATTCGTGTCGGAACTTCTCATACGCGATGCAGAGATGACACTCTATACAGACGCTCCCCTTCCGGAGAGCTGGCTAAATATCATCGACAAAAAAAAGACCGTGCACGTCGTGACCATCGAGACGAAAGGTCTCTTTTGGCACTGGAGAGCGGCATTACATTTTCTGCAGCACGATGCCATTCATGCGTATGTCAGCACCGTCAGTTACATTGTGCCGTGGATTGTCGGCCGCAGAAAAAAAGTTATTCCTGTCGTGCACGATCTCATTGCATTTCAGAATGAGCCGCATGACGCGCGTGCAACATTCATAGAAAAAATGACGCTGCGCCGCACGGTCTTTTCGGCAACGCGCATCTGCACAGTCAGTGCGTCGACGATGAAAGATCTGCTCAACAGATATCCGAAGCTGCCTGATGCGAACATCATTCCGGTCTTCGCAGGACCCATGACGAACGATACATCCGATAATCGCGCAGACGGCAAAACAATTCTGTGTATTGCCACGCTGTGTCCGCGAAAAAATCAGCTGCGGCTGATTGCTGCATTCGCATCTCTTCCCGGACATCTCCGGGCATCGCACAGACTTGTGCTCGTCGGCAAACGCGGATGGGATGACGAAGAGATTGTGAGACGCGCATCAACCACGCCTAATGTTGAATGGAAGCAGTACCTGCCGGATGATGCATGTGAAACATTATTCCGGTCTGCAACTGTCTTTGCATTCCCCTCTCTGTACGAAGGATTCGGGATGCCGGTCCTTGATGCATTCCGCCACGGCGTTCCGGTCCTGACATCCGATCGCGGCAGCCTGAAAGAAGTCGCAGGCTCTGCAGCATTGCTCATCAATCCAGAAAGCGTAGAGAGCATCCGTCACGGACTCGAAAAAATCCTCACAGATGCAGATTTGCGCCATTCGCTGCGGGAAAAAGGCAAGAAGCAGGCGGAAGAATTCTCATGGAAACGGACGGTGGATCTGTTTTTAGCGGCTCTGTAA
- a CDS encoding fructose-1,6-bisphosphatase, producing MNSTAMLIPARVSLNNHLYHVSKASDDLRHLILDIARSAKYIQFALRTTQTGLAGTRNQFGEEQIKLDVLSDDIIQQHIRESRLVASYISEEQSEVIELNSDAPYSVVYDPLDGSSLVDVNFSIGTIFGIYPGKELIGRKPKEQVAALYILYGPRTLLIYSSGNGVHEFLLDDVGEFVLLREYMGIADDAKNYSPGNLRAIKDNAGYAALMQTWMDEELTLRYSGAMVADVHHVFSKGQGVFTNVGGKKYPEGKLRLVFECGPLAYLAEQAGGSASDGKGSILHKTIESIDQRSPIIIGSKNEVERSVRMLAARS from the coding sequence ATGAACTCCACCGCCATGCTCATTCCGGCACGCGTCTCGCTCAATAATCACCTGTACCACGTGAGTAAGGCATCCGATGATCTCCGTCACCTGATTCTCGATATCGCACGCTCTGCCAAATACATTCAGTTCGCATTGCGTACGACACAGACAGGACTTGCGGGAACACGAAATCAATTTGGAGAAGAGCAGATCAAGCTCGATGTGCTCAGCGATGACATTATCCAGCAGCACATTCGCGAAAGCAGACTGGTTGCAAGCTACATTTCCGAAGAACAGAGCGAGGTGATTGAACTCAATTCCGATGCTCCGTATTCCGTTGTCTACGATCCGCTCGATGGCTCCTCACTCGTCGATGTGAACTTTTCCATCGGGACGATTTTCGGTATTTACCCGGGCAAGGAACTGATCGGCCGTAAGCCAAAAGAGCAGGTTGCTGCCCTCTACATTCTCTACGGACCACGCACGCTCCTTATCTACAGTTCCGGCAACGGCGTGCATGAATTCCTGCTCGATGACGTCGGAGAGTTTGTGCTGCTCCGCGAATACATGGGCATTGCAGACGATGCAAAAAACTACAGCCCCGGAAACCTGCGCGCCATTAAAGACAACGCCGGGTACGCTGCACTCATGCAGACGTGGATGGATGAAGAGCTCACACTCCGCTATTCCGGTGCGATGGTTGCGGACGTGCATCACGTGTTCAGCAAAGGTCAGGGCGTATTTACCAACGTCGGCGGTAAGAAGTATCCGGAAGGGAAATTGCGCCTCGTGTTTGAATGCGGCCCCCTCGCCTATCTTGCAGAACAGGCAGGAGGCAGCGCATCTGATGGAAAAGGATCTATCCTCCATAAAACGATCGAATCTATTGATCAGCGCAGCCCCATCATCATCGGATCGAAGAACGAAGTCGAGCGGTCTGTGAGGATGTTAGCGGCTAGAAGCTGA
- the gap gene encoding type I glyceraldehyde-3-phosphate dehydrogenase, with the protein MLRVAINGYGRIGRLVHRQFIQEYGDTVEVVAINASSDVEMRAYLLKYDSLHHRLNADIKVDGEDMIVNGKRVKVVKERHPDKCPWAELNVDIVVESTGNFDVREEVAGHLAAGAKRVIVTAPMKDDTPTFVKGVNDHLLTKDMDIISNASCTTNCIAPVIMLIDQLYGIEFLLVSSVHAFTASQNLLDNKAKESGELRRARAATLSMIPTKTGAVKACASIFPHLKGKIDGMAFRVPVPTVSCAYMAFTLKKDATVEDIHAHFKQAAASPQLKDVLEVSEDQCVSIDFQTDPHSSIIDAPSTKVIGGRAAQILSWYDNEWGYAMRVTEMTVRLGELLHS; encoded by the coding sequence ATGCTGAGAGTTGCCATTAACGGATACGGACGCATCGGGCGTCTGGTCCATCGTCAATTCATTCAGGAGTATGGAGATACAGTCGAGGTCGTCGCCATCAATGCATCATCCGACGTGGAGATGCGTGCGTATTTACTCAAATACGATTCTCTCCACCATCGTCTCAATGCCGATATCAAAGTGGACGGCGAAGACATGATCGTCAACGGCAAGCGTGTGAAAGTGGTGAAAGAGCGTCACCCGGACAAGTGTCCGTGGGCTGAGCTGAACGTGGACATTGTGGTGGAGTCGACGGGAAATTTTGATGTGCGCGAAGAAGTTGCCGGACATCTCGCAGCCGGTGCCAAGCGCGTGATTGTGACTGCACCAATGAAAGACGACACGCCGACCTTTGTGAAAGGGGTGAATGATCATCTGCTCACAAAAGACATGGATATCATTTCCAATGCATCCTGCACAACCAACTGTATTGCACCGGTCATTATGCTCATCGATCAGCTCTACGGTATTGAGTTTTTGCTGGTGAGTTCTGTGCATGCATTTACCGCATCGCAGAACCTGCTTGATAACAAGGCGAAGGAAAGCGGTGAACTCCGGAGAGCGCGTGCAGCCACGCTGTCCATGATCCCGACAAAAACCGGCGCCGTGAAAGCGTGTGCTTCTATTTTTCCGCATCTGAAAGGCAAAATCGACGGTATGGCGTTCCGTGTTCCTGTGCCGACCGTGAGCTGTGCGTACATGGCATTCACGCTCAAAAAAGATGCGACGGTTGAAGATATTCATGCGCACTTCAAGCAGGCTGCTGCCTCTCCTCAATTGAAAGATGTGCTTGAGGTATCGGAGGATCAGTGTGTATCGATTGATTTCCAGACAGATCCGCATTCGTCGATTATTGACGCACCATCCACGAAAGTGATCGGCGGACGTGCTGCACAGATTCTGAGCTGGTACGACAACGAATGGGGCTACGCGATGCGTGTGACGGAAATGACCGTCCGCCTCGGCGAACTATTGCATTCTTAA